CGATTGGGCTAATCTCGCCGACTGGCGCAGCGAGGTGAGGGCGGAAACCGAGAACTTTAAGCTTGATTTGCCTTCCATGGGGAAACTGCGTTTTTCCGCCAATGTGTTGGCGAAAGCTACGCCGAAATTGTTAGAACTTTCGGGTAACATCGATATTCCTTGGGCGCGCATTAAAGTGGATACTTTGCCGGAGAATGCGGAAGCGGTGAGCGAAGATGAAGTGATTTTAAATGGCCCGCGCAAAAGTAAAGATGAATTAATCAAGCGTGAATTTGCTTCTACTACTAAATCAGGCATGGAAATTCGTTCCGATTTAAAAATTAAAATCGGCAATGATGTGAATTTTGATGCTTACGGTTTTAAGTCTCATTTGGAAGGCCTGCTTTCCGTCAAACAGGAAAAAGGGCGTTTGGGGCTGTATGGTCAAATTGATTTGAAAAATGGGCGTTACGCGTCTTTCGGGCAAGATTTGTTAATTAGCAAAGGACAAGTTAATTTCACCGGATTGGCTTCGCAGCCGATGCTTAATATTGAAGCAATTCGTAATCCCGAAGCCATGGAAGACAGCAAAATTACCGCCGGCGTAAAAGTGGTAGGGGTAGCCACCAATCCGGAAATTACGGTTTTCTCGAATCCGAGCAAGCCGCAAGATCAGGCGCTTTCTTATTTGTTAACCGGTCGTTCGCTTGAGGATGCTGGTCAAGCCGGTTCAGGTGGCTCGGTGGGCGCCGCATTGCTCGGTATGGGCCTGGCGAAAAGCGGTAAATTAGTGGGCGGTATCGGCGAAGTCTTCGGCATTCAAGATTTAAATTTAGGCACTGCCGGTGTGGGCGATAGTTCCAAAGTGCAGGTGAGTGGCAATATCGGCAAACGCTTACAAGTTAAATACGGCATTGGCTTATTTGACGGTTTGGCAGAGGTGACTTTGCGCTATCGTTTGTTGCCACAGCTTTATTTCCAATCCGTTTCCGGCACTAATCAAGTGTTTGATTTACTTTATCAGTTTGAATTTTAGGAATAATTTATGACGAATAACGAAACGTTTTTTGAGCAGGACGCGTTGCCTCATTCGCGCAGCCATGTGCGTGAAATCGCTGCCATTGATCTTGGCTCGAACAGCTTTCATATGATTGTGGCGCGCATTATGAACGGCTCCATTCAAGTGTTGTCGCGCTTAAAACAAAAAGTGAAATTGGCCGAAGGCTTGGATGAAAATGCGCAGTTAAGCCAAGAGGCGATTACGCGCGGGGTAAATTGCTTGGCGTTGTTTGCCGAGCGTTTGCAAGGTTTTGCGCCGGAAAACGTGAACGTGGTCGGCACTTATACCTTACGCAGAGCGGTTAATAACGATGAATTTTTGCGTCAGGCGGCGAAAGTGTTTCCCTATCCGATTAACATTATCAGCGGTCAAACGGAAGCTAAAACCATCTATGCCGGCGTGTGCCACACGCAGCCGGAAAAAGGCCGAAAATTGGTGGTGGATATCGGCGGCGGCTCGACGGAAATGATCATCGGTGATGATTTCACTCCGATTGTGGCGGAAAGCCGTCATATGGGTTGTGTGAGTTTTGCAGCGAAATATTTTCCAAACGGTGTGATTTCGCGCCAAAACTTTGAAGAAGCTTATCAAAGTGCGGTGAATAAAATCGAAGATTTAGGTTGGGAATATCGTAATCTCGGTTGGCAATCGGTATTAGGTTCTTCCGGCACGATAAAAACCGTGCATCAAGTGATTGCGGCCACTTTAGATCCGAACGGCATTATCACGAAAGCACGTTTGAACGATTTGGTCGAACAAACTTTATGTGCATCACATTTTGATAAATTAAATATTATCGGTTTGAATCCCGAACGCACGGATGTGTTTGTGCCCGGTTTGGCGATTCTGAATGCGGTGTTCGATGTGTTTCATATTGATCAAATGCGTTATTCCGACGGTGCGTTACGCGAAGGGGTAATTTATAGCATCGAAAAAAATTTCCAAGTGGCGGATATTCGCGCGCGTACTGCCTGGGGTTTAACGGAACAGTTCGATATCGACACCGAGCAAGCGCACCGCATTGCCGGTAGCGCGAATTTGCTGGCGCACCAATATAATCAGTGGGTGAAACCGGAACTGGCCGAAGAAATGCAAAGTATTTTGCTATGGGCAGCGCGTTTACACGAAGTGGGTATCGTGATTAATCACAAAAATATGCAAAAACATTCCGCGTACATTCTACAAAATATGGAATTGCCGGGCTTTGACCGCGAACAACAACGCTTGCTCGCCTTATTGGTACGGCTACACATCGGCCCGTTGAAAACCGCCGATTTGATCAAATTCGCCCGTTATGACGAACAAGACGTACTGGCATTGATTCGCTTATTGCGTCTTGCGGTGATTTTGAACAAATCTCGTCAAGCTGCGGAGAAAATCCAACATCTCTCTCTAAAAAACGACCGCATTGGAGGCGCTTGGATACTGGCGTTTGACCCGGGTTATCTGGAGCGTAATCCGCTCGTTTCCAACGAATTGCGTCAAGAAAGTAACGGATTAAAAGAATTGGCGTTAGAGTTGCTGTTTAATTAACCCGATGGCCGTCGTCAGATTTAGAAATTTGCGGCTGTTCCAGCAAAAGCGAATACAGGTTCGCCAGGAAATAGCTTTGTTCCGCTTGAGGTATGTCAAAAGGAATGAGTGAGAGCAAATCTTGATGAATGGCAAAAACCGTTGGAAAAATAATCGCACTTTGCAGTTCTTTAAACATTTCTTGATGCAACGGCGAGGCGCAACCTCCGCGTCCGATGCGGCCTAAACTGCAGGCGATGTGGAACAGCAACATATTGACCAACGGCGAATGCACATCTGCTCGCCAATGTTTCTCAAGGCGTTCACGTAACATAAACACGATGTCAATAATTGGCTGATTAATTTGGCCGCGTAACTTCCAACGTTCGAGTTGCTCAAGCAGTCGCATTTCGGTTCCCATTCCTCTAAAATATGCTCCGCAATTTAACGTACTTTGCCGGAGTAAAACAGAGCAAAGTTCACAAAATCGTGACAAACAGAAAAAATTTAAAAGGAATACACATGATAGATAACGCGCTGTTTAATCGCTACGAAGGCTTAATTTTTGATATGGACGGTACGCTGATTGATACCATGCCGGTGCATGCGCGCGCGTGGGGCATGGTGGGCGAACAATTTGGCTATGAGTTTGACAGTCGAATTATGTATCAACTGGGCGGCGCTTCGGTGCGTACCATTGCCGCAGCGATTATGCAAAAAGCCGGCATGCCGCAAGCGCGTTTGGACGAAGTGGTGGCGGCTAAACGTGCACTTTCTTATCAATTAATTCCGACCGAATCCAAGCTGTTGCCGACCTTTGAGGTAGTTCGTCATTTTCATCAACAAAAACCAATTGCACTGGGTTCCGGCTCCCATCGTTATTTGATTGATGTGTTAATGGATAAACTCGCTATCGCGCCTTATTTTAATGCGGTTGTCAGTGCCGACGATGTAATGGAACACAAACCGCATCCGGAAACATTTTTACGTTGTGCTACATTAATTCAGGCCGAACCAACCCGTTGCATTGTGTTTGAAGACGCCGATCTCGGTGTGGAGGCCGGGTTGAGTGCGGGAATGGATGTATTCGACGTACGCACTCGTGAAATTATTCCGGCAAGATAATGGATTGGCTTGCTTTCGGGTTTTGGGCTGATTTTTGGCTAAATCATGCTTTATGGTTAATGTTCGCAAGTGCATTATTAAGTGCGACGGTTTTGCCGGGCAATTCGGAAGCCGTATTTGTTGCGCTCATCGTACCGAAATTGGCGTCGGGAAACGGATTTAGCGAAGATATTATCGGATTGATTTTGGTCGCCACTATTGGAAATGGTTTAGGCAGTTTAACCACCTATGCCGTCGGGCGCTGGTTACCCGTTTGGAAGCCTAAACAGCACCGCATTGAAGTCGCACAGGAGCTGCTTCGGCGTTACGGTTTGGTTGCATTATTGTTGAGTTGGTTACCTGTTTTGGGCGATCTGATCTGTGCACTGGCAGGGTGGCTGCGATTAGATTTGGCGCGCTGTTGTTTATTTATTTTTCTTGGTAAATTCATTCGTTATGTGGCGTTATTGTTTCTCAGTGCGCCTTTTTTATTATAAAATACGCGCAAAAAAAAGCTCCTCAACAAGGAGGAGCAAATAACCTAAGGAACCAATTTTATAAAACAACTGCAAGTTGCTTGTTCCATAAGACCGAACAGCAGTTTGAAAGTTCAAAGAAAAGAGAAAAAATTTTAATTTTTTTAAAGTATTCTATAACCCACTGATTTAAAAGGAAAAAATTATGCCATTACTTGATAGCTTTAAAGTCGATCATACTAAAATGAACGCCCCGGCCGTTCGCGTGGCGAAAACGATGCGTACACCAAAAGGCGATGACCTCACGATTTTTGACTTGCGTTTTTGTGTTCCAAACAAAGAAATTCTACCGCCAAAAGGCATTCACACGCTTGAACATTTATTCGCCGGCTTTATGCGCGATCACTTAAATAGCGACGGCGTAGAAATTATCGATATCTCACCGATGGGTTGTCGCACCGGCTTTTATATGTCGCTTATCGGTACGCCTAACGAGCAACAAGTAGCGCAAGCTTGGTTAGCTTCAATGCACGATATTTTAGGTGTAAAAGATCAAGCGGCGATCCCTGAACTTAATATTTACCAATGCGGTACTTACACGGAACATTCCTTGCAAGAAGCACATGAAATCGCCAAAAATGTCATTGCGCGCGGCGTGGGCATAAACAAAAATGCCGATCTTGCCCTAGACGAATCATTATTAAAATAAGAAGGTCATATGACAACTCTCGGTACCGCATTAACCCAGAACGCCACCAAAGTGATGATTTTGGGTTCCGGCGAATTAGGCAAAGAAGTGGTGATTGAACTGCAACGCCTAGGCGTAGAAGTCATCGCCGTAGATCGTTACGAAAACGCGCCGGCGCAACAAGTCGCGCATCGTGCTTACACGTTGTCTATGCTCGACGGCACCGCATTGAAAGCGCTAGTGGAGCAAGAAAAACCGGATTATATCGTACCGGAAGTGGAAGCCATTGCTACTACAACTTTAGTGGAGTTAGAGCAAGCTGGTTTTAATGTCGTACCGACAGCAAAAGCCGCGCAACTTACTATGAACCGTGAAGGCATTCGACGTTTGGCTGCAGAAGAATTGGGTTTACCGACTTCGCCTTATCAGTTCGTCGATAACTTTGCCGATTTTCAACGCGCGGTAGCAAAAATTGGTATTCCTTGTGTAGTGAAACCGATTATGTCTTCATCCGGTCATGGGCAAAGCGTGTTGAAATCCGAAGACGATTTGCAAAAAGCTTGGGATTACGCGCAAGAAGGCGGCCGCGCCGGCGCTGGTCGGGTGATTGTAGAAGGTTTCGTGAAATTTGATTATGAAATCACGCTGTTAACTGTGCGTCATATTAATGGCACCGCTTTTCTTGCGCCAATCGGCCATCGTCAAGAAGACGGCGATTATCGCGAGTCTTGGCAGCCGCAGGCAATGTCGGAGGTAGCATTGCAGAAAGCACAAGCCGTTGCGGAAAAAATTACCGGTGCTTTAGGTGGTAGAGGAATTTTCGGCGTGGAAATGTTTGTATGCGGCGATGAAGTAATTTTTAATGAAGTTTCTCCTCGCCCGCATGATACCGGCATGGTGACGTTAATTTCTCAAGATCTCTCCGAATTCGCCTTGCACGCCCGTGCCATTTTGGGGTTGCCGATTCCTGAAATAACCTTATTTGGTCCGGCGGCATCAAAAGCCGTTGTTGTAGCAGGCAAATCGCAAAACGTTCGTTTCGGTTGCCTCGACCAGGTTCTCGCCGAGTCGCAGACCGATATTCGTTTATTCGGTAAAGGTGAACTTAACGGCCATCGTCGCTTAGGCGTATTATTGGCGCGCGACGTTTCGGTGGAGAAAGCGTTAGAAAAAGTCAATCGCGCTTACGAGAAATTAACATTTACGCTTTAATCCTTTATTTTTTACTCTTCAATGCGGTTGAAATTCGATGAATTTTGACCGCATTTTCTTTTTCTACGCTTGAAGCAAAACAAATGATAAAACCGCATTTTCATTCCAATGCGGTGCTGAGGAGAGAGGAGAATTTCATTAAAAAATATAGGGCGAGAAAAAATCTCACCCTAGAAATTATCTGCGGCGAGCGCGATTTCTCGTTGGTGTGTGCGATGAATCACTCGTGCGCAGTTTTAAACGATAGGGTTTCGGTAAGCTTAATAAGGAGTCGGGAGCGTATTGGCTGAGCGGAATGGAATGGCCAATATATTCTTCAATTGCCGGTAAATTCATAGCGTATTCTTCGCACGCGAAGCTGATAGAAACGCCGCTTTCGCCGGCGCGACCGGTGCGCCCGATGCGGTGTACATAATCTTCGCAATCGTCCGGTAAATCATAGTTAAATACGTGAGTTACGGCAGGAATATGTAACCCTCGCGCCGCTACATCCGTCGCCACTAAAATATCCAAATCACCGTCGGTGAATTGTTTTAGTAGCGCAAGGCGTTTTTTCTGCGCCACATCGCCGGTAAGCAAGCCGACTCGATGGCCGTCCGCTGCTAAGTAGCCCCAAATTTCTTCACAACGATGTTTAGTGTTGGCAAATACGATACAACGTTCCGGCCATTCCTCTTCCATTAAGGTGAGCAACAACGCCATTTTGTCTTGGTTGGACGGATAAAATAACTCTTCTTTAATGCGGCGACCGGTTTTTTGTTCCGGTTCGATTTCGATATATTCCGGAGCGTTCATGTCTTCAAAGGCAAGCTCGCGTACTTTGTAAGAAAGCGTCGCGGAGAAAAGCATGGTTAAGCGATTTTGTGGCGAAGGACATTTGCGTAGCAGATAGCGAATATCGCGAATAAAACCGAGGTCAAACATACGATCCGCTTCGTCCAATACGACGACTTGAATTTGATCTAAACGAATCACACCTTGTTTTACGTAATCAATTACGCGTCCCGTGGTACCGATTAAAATATCCACACCGCGTTCAATGGCTTGTAATTGTTTGTCGTAGCCATCGCCACCGTACGCCAATGCGGTTCTCAATCCGCTGGTTTTGGCAAGCGGCTCCGCATCGTTGCCGATTTGCACCGCCAATTCTCGGGTCGGTGCAAGAATTAATGCGCGCGGTTGCGAATAATGTGCATCTTCTTGTTGATGGCTTAATAAATGATGGAAAGTGGCGGTTAAAAACGCCATCGTTTTGCCGGTTCCGGTTTGTGCTTGACCGGCAACATCTTTGCCTTGCAATGTGATGGGTAAAGATAGCGCTTGAATTGGTGTACAGAACTCGAATCCTTTGGCTTGTAAAGTTTGTTGCACGATCGGGTGTAAAGGAAAATCGGTAAAACGTTGCTGACTTAAATAATCTTGTTGCATAAAAATCGCAGGGATAATTTGAATGTAAAAAAAGCAAGGCGACTAACCTTGCTTTGTAAAATTGGTGGAGATAATCGGGATCGAACCGACGACCTCTTGAATGCCATTCAAGCGCTCTCCCAACTGAGCTATATCCCCATAAGTGGTGGCTATGATAAATTCCGCCTCTTTGTCTGTCAATATTAAATTTTCAATTCAATGTTATCAGATTAAATATTAAGCGTTTTGCGCCTGAATAAAATCAATGGCATGTTGAATGCGATTTAATACGCGTTCACGCCCGATGCCTACGAGGGTGACGTCCATGGACGGTGATTGACCCGTACCGGTAACGGCGACACGCAACGGCATGCCTACTTTTCCCATGCCAACTTCCAATTCGGCGGCGGTTTGCTCAATGGCTTCGTGGGTGGAATGCAAATCCCAGCTAGAAAGTGTGGTCAGTTTTTCTTTTACTTTTTCTAGGGCTTCTACGGCACCGGCTTTGAAATGTTTTTTCGCGGCAGCTTCATCGAAAGTGTCAAATTCTTCAAAGAAATAACGGCTTGCCTGCGCCATTTCGCGTAAGGTTTTGCAACGATCCGCTAGCATATTAACGATTTCCGTTAATGCCGGACCGTTTGTGGTGTCAATACCCAGATCCTGATATTGCCACGCCAAGTGTTTTGCCACATACTCCCGCGGCAATTCACGAATGTAATGATGATTTAACCATAATAATTTTTCGGTGTTGAAGGCGCTGGCGGATTTACTGACGGAATGTAAATCAAACAATTCGATCATTTCTTCACGGGTAAAGATTTCTTGATCACCGTGCCCCCACCCCAAACGCACTAAATAATTGATAAGCGCTTCCGGTAAATAGCCTTCGTCGCGATATTGCATAACACTCACTGCGCCGTGACGTTTGGAAAGTTTTTGCCCGTCGTCACCGTTAATCATGGAAACGTGGGCGTACACCGGAATCGGCGCGCCGAGGGCTTTTAAGATGTTAATTTGGCGCGGCGTGTTGTTAATGTGGTCTTCACCGCGTACCACGTGCGTAATCCCCATGTCCCAGTCGTCGACTACCACGCAGAAATTGTAGGTCGGCGAACCATCGGTACGGCGGATAATCAAATCATCCAATTCGCTGTTGCTGATTTCAATGCGTCCACGTACCGCGTCATCAAATACCACGGAACCTTCCGTCGGGTTTTTAAAGCGTACCACGTGAGGTTCATCAGCCGAATGATGGGCATGATCATGCAAACAATGACGGTCATAACGTGGTTTTTCTTTGTTTTGTTCTTGTGTATGACGTAATGTGTCTAAACGTTCTTTGGTGCAGTAACAACGGTATGCCAAGCCTTGTTCGATCATTTGATCAATCACTTGATTGTAACGATCAAAACGCTTGGTTTGATAATACGGGCCGTGTTCCCAGCTGAGATCCAACCATTCCATGGCTTCTAAAATGGCTTGCGTCGCTTCCGGCGTAGAGCGCTCCAAATCGGTATCTTCAATACGCAACACGAATTCGCCGTGATTATGTTTGGCATATAACCAAGAATAAAGTGCAGTGCGCGCGCCACCTACATGTAAATAACCGGTCGGACTTGGTGCAAAACGAGTACGCACTTTCACGTTCGGATCCAAATCAAAAGGAGCATCTAATTTCATTTTTTATAACCTATATATTAATCAAGATATTGCGCGCTATTTTACTACGATTCGATTAGGACTGCGCGCGGTTATAAATAAAAAGCGAATTTTATGCTTATTTTTGCAACAACTAAGCGTTTTTTTAATAAAAAACGATTGACTGAATACGCATTATCCCTATAATGCCCATCCACAACATTAAGGGCGATTAGCTCAGTTGGGAGAGCACCTCCCTTACAAGGAGGGGGTCACTGGTTCGAGACCGGTATCGCCCACCACTTTTTCAAAGTATCTTAATGTTGTTAAGTTTGACCAAGCGGGCGATTAGCTCAGTTGGGAGAGCACCTCCCTTACAAGGAGGGGGTCACTGGTTCGAGACCGGTATCGCCCACCACTTTTCAAAAGTGTTCCTTCCGCACAAACTTTTTCTTTATTGTTTAAGCCTTGTCTTAAGTGGGCGATTAGCTCAGTTGGGAGAGCACCTCCCTTACAAGGAGGGGGTCACTGGTTCGAGACCGGTATCGCCCACCACTTAGCTAAGCGTTTAAATAGATATTCTCTAGTTTTTCACTAAAACATTTCATCATTCTTTGAATTTTTTCTAATGTAATTCAACAAATTTTTAAGGTTTCTTGAATTTCTGTCAGTTTTTTGACAAGGTGACGGCTTTCTTACTTATTAAACCTAGGAAATACTATGCCTCACTCAAATCTAAAAGAGCTCACGTTTCGAGGGATTATTCTCGGTGCGTTGATTACGGTAATTTTTACCGCCTCTAACGTCTATTTGGGCTTAAAAGTCGGCATGACTTTTGCCTCCTCTATTCCAGCCGCCGTAATTTCCATGGCTGTGCTGAAATTCTTCAAGGACTCCAGTATCTTAGAAAACAATATGGTGCAAACCCAAGCGTCTTCCGCCGGAACGCTTTCTTCGGTCATTTTCGTGTTACCCGGCTTGTTAATGATGGGGTATT
Above is a genomic segment from Aggregatibacter sp. HMT-949 containing:
- the ppx gene encoding exopolyphosphatase — translated: MTNNETFFEQDALPHSRSHVREIAAIDLGSNSFHMIVARIMNGSIQVLSRLKQKVKLAEGLDENAQLSQEAITRGVNCLALFAERLQGFAPENVNVVGTYTLRRAVNNDEFLRQAAKVFPYPINIISGQTEAKTIYAGVCHTQPEKGRKLVVDIGGGSTEMIIGDDFTPIVAESRHMGCVSFAAKYFPNGVISRQNFEEAYQSAVNKIEDLGWEYRNLGWQSVLGSSGTIKTVHQVIAATLDPNGIITKARLNDLVEQTLCASHFDKLNIIGLNPERTDVFVPGLAILNAVFDVFHIDQMRYSDGALREGVIYSIEKNFQVADIRARTAWGLTEQFDIDTEQAHRIAGSANLLAHQYNQWVKPELAEEMQSILLWAARLHEVGIVINHKNMQKHSAYILQNMELPGFDREQQRLLALLVRLHIGPLKTADLIKFARYDEQDVLALIRLLRLAVILNKSRQAAEKIQHLSLKNDRIGGAWILAFDPGYLERNPLVSNELRQESNGLKELALELLFN
- a CDS encoding beta-phosphoglucomutase family hydrolase, producing the protein MIDNALFNRYEGLIFDMDGTLIDTMPVHARAWGMVGEQFGYEFDSRIMYQLGGASVRTIAAAIMQKAGMPQARLDEVVAAKRALSYQLIPTESKLLPTFEVVRHFHQQKPIALGSGSHRYLIDVLMDKLAIAPYFNAVVSADDVMEHKPHPETFLRCATLIQAEPTRCIVFEDADLGVEAGLSAGMDVFDVRTREIIPAR
- a CDS encoding YqaA family protein, translating into MDWLAFGFWADFWLNHALWLMFASALLSATVLPGNSEAVFVALIVPKLASGNGFSEDIIGLILVATIGNGLGSLTTYAVGRWLPVWKPKQHRIEVAQELLRRYGLVALLLSWLPVLGDLICALAGWLRLDLARCCLFIFLGKFIRYVALLFLSAPFLL
- the luxS gene encoding S-ribosylhomocysteine lyase translates to MPLLDSFKVDHTKMNAPAVRVAKTMRTPKGDDLTIFDLRFCVPNKEILPPKGIHTLEHLFAGFMRDHLNSDGVEIIDISPMGCRTGFYMSLIGTPNEQQVAQAWLASMHDILGVKDQAAIPELNIYQCGTYTEHSLQEAHEIAKNVIARGVGINKNADLALDESLLK
- the purT gene encoding formate-dependent phosphoribosylglycinamide formyltransferase, which produces MTTLGTALTQNATKVMILGSGELGKEVVIELQRLGVEVIAVDRYENAPAQQVAHRAYTLSMLDGTALKALVEQEKPDYIVPEVEAIATTTLVELEQAGFNVVPTAKAAQLTMNREGIRRLAAEELGLPTSPYQFVDNFADFQRAVAKIGIPCVVKPIMSSSGHGQSVLKSEDDLQKAWDYAQEGGRAGAGRVIVEGFVKFDYEITLLTVRHINGTAFLAPIGHRQEDGDYRESWQPQAMSEVALQKAQAVAEKITGALGGRGIFGVEMFVCGDEVIFNEVSPRPHDTGMVTLISQDLSEFALHARAILGLPIPEITLFGPAASKAVVVAGKSQNVRFGCLDQVLAESQTDIRLFGKGELNGHRRLGVLLARDVSVEKALEKVNRAYEKLTFTL
- the rhlB gene encoding ATP-dependent RNA helicase RhlB codes for the protein MQQDYLSQQRFTDFPLHPIVQQTLQAKGFEFCTPIQALSLPITLQGKDVAGQAQTGTGKTMAFLTATFHHLLSHQQEDAHYSQPRALILAPTRELAVQIGNDAEPLAKTSGLRTALAYGGDGYDKQLQAIERGVDILIGTTGRVIDYVKQGVIRLDQIQVVVLDEADRMFDLGFIRDIRYLLRKCPSPQNRLTMLFSATLSYKVRELAFEDMNAPEYIEIEPEQKTGRRIKEELFYPSNQDKMALLLTLMEEEWPERCIVFANTKHRCEEIWGYLAADGHRVGLLTGDVAQKKRLALLKQFTDGDLDILVATDVAARGLHIPAVTHVFNYDLPDDCEDYVHRIGRTGRAGESGVSISFACEEYAMNLPAIEEYIGHSIPLSQYAPDSLLSLPKPYRLKLRTSDSSHTPTRNRARRR
- the gltX gene encoding glutamate--tRNA ligase, translated to MKLDAPFDLDPNVKVRTRFAPSPTGYLHVGGARTALYSWLYAKHNHGEFVLRIEDTDLERSTPEATQAILEAMEWLDLSWEHGPYYQTKRFDRYNQVIDQMIEQGLAYRCYCTKERLDTLRHTQEQNKEKPRYDRHCLHDHAHHSADEPHVVRFKNPTEGSVVFDDAVRGRIEISNSELDDLIIRRTDGSPTYNFCVVVDDWDMGITHVVRGEDHINNTPRQINILKALGAPIPVYAHVSMINGDDGQKLSKRHGAVSVMQYRDEGYLPEALINYLVRLGWGHGDQEIFTREEMIELFDLHSVSKSASAFNTEKLLWLNHHYIRELPREYVAKHLAWQYQDLGIDTTNGPALTEIVNMLADRCKTLREMAQASRYFFEEFDTFDEAAAKKHFKAGAVEALEKVKEKLTTLSSWDLHSTHEAIEQTAAELEVGMGKVGMPLRVAVTGTGQSPSMDVTLVGIGRERVLNRIQHAIDFIQAQNA